A genomic window from Phycisphaerales bacterium includes:
- the atpF gene encoding F0F1 ATP synthase subunit B encodes MKSLMTRLATAAALCLAATSTLAADAPAGKAGVVPKLQEGIVPMLVAIGVFIVVLAIASKLVWPKILGGLRDRENKIREEIEAAEMARTQAKDALEQYQQSLAQARAEAQKMIETTKAQQATLAAELRAKADAELSAMRDRAMRDIEAAKRAAVSEIYNLGTTVAIDAASKILRRNVNSNDTQRLVEESLQQLQTSGKA; translated from the coding sequence ATGAAGAGCCTGATGACCCGCCTCGCTACCGCCGCCGCCCTCTGCCTCGCGGCCACTTCCACGCTCGCTGCTGACGCCCCCGCCGGGAAGGCCGGCGTGGTGCCCAAGCTGCAGGAGGGCATCGTCCCGATGCTCGTCGCCATCGGCGTGTTCATCGTGGTGCTCGCGATCGCCAGCAAGCTGGTATGGCCCAAGATCCTCGGCGGCCTCCGCGACCGCGAGAACAAGATCCGCGAGGAGATCGAGGCGGCCGAGATGGCCCGCACGCAGGCGAAGGACGCCCTCGAGCAGTACCAGCAGTCCCTCGCCCAGGCCCGCGCCGAGGCACAGAAGATGATCGAGACCACCAAGGCCCAGCAGGCGACCCTCGCGGCCGAGCTGCGGGCCAAGGCCGACGCCGAGCTTTCGGCCATGCGCGACCGGGCGATGCGCGACATCGAGGCCGCCAAGCGGGCGGCGGTGTCGGAGATCTACAACCTCGGCACGACCGTTGCGATCGACGCCGCGAGCAAGATCCTCCGCCGCAACGTGAACAGCAACGACACTCAGCGCCTGGTGGAGGAGAGCCTCCAGCAGCTCCAGACCAGCGGCAAGGCCTGA
- the atpE gene encoding ATP synthase F0 subunit C, which produces MKKFAKYGLLALGALAVLPVAAMAQGTATNPADLAGATNTGGGITIGQGLAAIGAGLAVIGGALGIGMIGKGAVESIARQPEAGGPIGTNMILAAALVEGATLFAIVVGLLVGFVK; this is translated from the coding sequence ATGAAGAAGTTCGCGAAGTACGGTCTCCTGGCCCTCGGCGCTCTTGCCGTCCTCCCCGTCGCCGCCATGGCGCAGGGCACGGCCACCAACCCCGCTGATCTCGCGGGCGCCACCAACACTGGCGGCGGCATCACCATCGGCCAGGGCCTCGCGGCCATCGGCGCGGGCCTCGCCGTGATCGGCGGCGCGCTGGGCATCGGCATGATCGGCAAGGGCGCGGTCGAGTCCATCGCCCGCCAGCCCGAGGCCGGCGGCCCCATCGGCACCAACATGATCCTCGCAGCCGCGCTCGTCGAAGGTGCGACGCTGTTCGCGATCGTCGTCGGCCTGCTGGTCGGCTTCGTCAAGTAA
- the atpB gene encoding F0F1 ATP synthase subunit A, producing MFASLTLAAENPVDHVVNQAPHYSWAVGDLFGLHGVWLWSAHVGNLILAGILTLLLLAFAARRIQTGDAAQGTDRYVTKNAFAHMIEVICVYLRDNTVRPLLGDRTDKFMPFLWTFFFFILINNLLGLTPIADFFHLVDKASGHHYLSGLLGATATQNLFVTAALALLAAILINIAGMRELGIGGYLGHLTAGTKLPVAALMIPIEIVGTIIKPVALALRLFANMTAGHILMAVLFMFAVSGMALLIGQKEVAGQIVRDPSAGGAIMGFVITAASIIGAIAIYFLELFVAFLQAFVFMFLTTVFISQLSHHGDHEHHEAHGHEHAHA from the coding sequence ATGTTCGCCTCCCTCACCCTTGCCGCCGAGAACCCGGTTGACCACGTCGTCAACCAGGCCCCCCACTACTCCTGGGCCGTCGGCGACCTCTTCGGCCTGCACGGCGTGTGGCTCTGGTCCGCCCACGTGGGCAACCTCATCCTCGCGGGCATCCTGACGCTGCTCTTGCTCGCCTTCGCGGCCCGCCGCATCCAGACCGGCGATGCCGCCCAGGGCACCGACCGCTACGTGACCAAGAACGCCTTCGCCCACATGATCGAGGTGATCTGCGTCTACCTGCGGGACAACACCGTCCGCCCGCTGCTGGGCGACCGCACCGACAAGTTCATGCCGTTCTTGTGGACGTTCTTCTTCTTCATCCTCATCAATAACCTGCTGGGCCTCACGCCCATCGCCGACTTCTTCCACCTCGTCGACAAGGCCTCAGGTCACCACTACCTCAGTGGCCTCCTGGGCGCGACGGCGACGCAGAACCTGTTCGTCACCGCGGCTCTCGCGCTGCTCGCCGCGATCCTCATCAACATCGCGGGCATGCGTGAGCTCGGCATCGGCGGCTACCTCGGCCACCTCACCGCGGGCACCAAGCTTCCCGTCGCGGCCCTGATGATTCCCATCGAGATCGTCGGCACGATCATCAAGCCGGTCGCGCTGGCCCTGCGTCTCTTCGCCAACATGACCGCGGGCCACATCCTGATGGCCGTGCTCTTCATGTTTGCAGTCAGCGGCATGGCCCTGCTCATCGGCCAAAAGGAAGTCGCGGGGCAGATCGTCCGCGACCCCTCCGCGGGCGGCGCGATCATGGGCTTCGTGATCACGGCCGCGTCGATCATCGGCGCGATCGCCATCTACTTCCTGGAGCTCTTCGTCGCCTTTCTCCAGGCCTTCGTGTTCATGTTCCTCACCACCGTGTTCATCTCCCAACTCAGCCATCATGGTGATCACGAGCACCATGAGGCCCACGGCCACGAGCACGCCCACGCGTGA
- the alaS gene encoding alanine--tRNA ligase — protein MSSTSPTTASSPAAGISRQNLTADQIRSMFIDFFRGKPGAAAGGGGHTFVPSSPSVPLDDPTLLFTNAGMNQFKPIFLGQADPGSDMGRLKRAVNSQKCIRAGGKHNDLEDVGKDTYHHTFFEMLGNWSFGDYFKKEAIDWSWELLTKVYGLPANALYATYFGGNEAAGIGPDLETKALWERYLPPQRVLPGNMKDNFWMMGDTGPCGPCTEIHVDRLTAMGEEERMVADKVNESDPDVIEIWNNVFIQFNAEYPQEGLDALQKWDSTPEAERGKLPWKSRAEIEAKYRKLIPLPAKHVDTGMGLERLVSVLQNKRSNYDTDVFMPIFAAIERLTSAPHGYSGRLGAADKGNVDTAYRVIADHIRTLTFAITDGAVPSNVGRGYVLRRILRRAVRYGRQMLGAKTGFFAQLVPVVVDRFGDAFPELRKDPGRVQKIILEEEESFGKTLDRGIKLFEQVAAESANRTIAGADAFKLYDTYGFPIDLTVLMAEERGIKVDTAGFEKAVEAAKDLSRTGGAAKEGAPKALTLGGEEIARLKHWEVPATDDSHKFANKDVRATVRAIWNGETFDEVARPNTTHNDRPVGVITDRTCFYAQMGGQEGDTGRITLLNASEDRDQRTEFVVEDTRAFGGYVLHIGHLRTGELRVGDSVLMDLDQKRRLRTASNHTATHLTNLMLRSVLGTHVDQKGSLVAPDRMRFDFSHNQPVTSGELEVIERGVTARIKSNLPVYAEPASLVSAKQINTLRAVFGEVYPDPVRVVSVGQPVSALLSQPQNPQWMDYSVEFCGGTHVNTTGQIEDFAIISEEAVAKGIRRVVAVTGDLAAEANRHAAAIEGRISAAAQLSDGELPKAVTDLSAELEALTIPSWRKARARAQIAALQERVKEASKKMGAAVRDEAVRQARAIAESALMANDLVIVATVEAGDNRDALQAAMKTIRDKAPKAAVMLFSVDQPGGKVAIMTGVPEPLIAKGLKAGDWLRDTAAIVGGKGGGKPDAAQGGGTDISKVNDAIKAARTNALRLIM, from the coding sequence ATGTCCTCCACGTCCCCCACCACCGCTTCTTCGCCCGCCGCCGGCATCAGCCGCCAGAACCTGACCGCGGACCAGATCCGCTCGATGTTCATCGACTTTTTCCGCGGCAAGCCCGGCGCGGCGGCGGGTGGGGGTGGGCACACGTTCGTGCCCAGCTCGCCGTCGGTGCCGCTGGATGATCCCACGCTGCTGTTCACCAACGCGGGGATGAACCAGTTCAAGCCCATCTTCCTGGGGCAGGCGGACCCCGGCAGCGACATGGGGCGGCTGAAGCGGGCGGTGAACAGCCAGAAGTGCATCCGCGCGGGCGGCAAGCACAACGACCTGGAGGACGTGGGCAAGGACACCTACCACCACACGTTCTTCGAGATGCTGGGCAACTGGTCCTTCGGCGACTACTTCAAGAAGGAAGCGATCGACTGGTCATGGGAGCTGCTGACGAAGGTCTACGGGCTGCCGGCGAACGCGCTGTACGCGACGTACTTCGGCGGCAACGAGGCCGCGGGCATCGGGCCGGACCTGGAGACCAAGGCGCTGTGGGAGCGCTACCTGCCGCCGCAGCGCGTGCTGCCGGGGAACATGAAGGACAACTTCTGGATGATGGGCGACACGGGGCCGTGCGGGCCGTGCACCGAGATCCACGTCGACCGCCTCACCGCCATGGGCGAGGAGGAGCGGATGGTCGCGGACAAGGTGAACGAGAGCGACCCCGACGTCATCGAGATCTGGAACAACGTGTTCATCCAGTTCAACGCCGAGTACCCGCAGGAGGGGCTGGACGCGCTGCAGAAGTGGGACAGCACGCCCGAGGCCGAGCGCGGGAAGCTGCCCTGGAAGAGCCGCGCGGAGATCGAGGCGAAGTACCGCAAGCTGATCCCGCTGCCCGCCAAGCACGTGGACACGGGCATGGGCCTGGAGCGGCTGGTCTCGGTGCTGCAGAACAAGCGCAGCAACTACGACACCGACGTGTTCATGCCCATCTTCGCCGCCATCGAGCGGCTGACGAGCGCCCCGCACGGGTACTCGGGCAGGCTGGGGGCGGCGGACAAGGGCAATGTCGATACCGCGTACCGCGTGATCGCCGACCACATCCGCACGCTGACGTTCGCGATCACCGACGGGGCCGTGCCCAGCAACGTGGGGCGCGGCTACGTGCTGCGGCGCATCCTGCGGCGGGCCGTGCGCTACGGGCGGCAGATGCTGGGGGCCAAGACCGGCTTCTTCGCCCAGCTCGTGCCCGTGGTGGTCGACCGCTTCGGCGACGCCTTCCCCGAGCTGCGCAAGGACCCGGGGCGCGTGCAGAAGATCATCCTCGAGGAGGAGGAGAGCTTCGGCAAGACCCTCGACAGAGGCATCAAGCTCTTCGAGCAGGTCGCGGCCGAGTCCGCCAACAGGACCATCGCGGGGGCCGACGCGTTCAAGCTCTACGACACCTACGGCTTCCCCATCGACCTCACGGTGCTGATGGCCGAGGAGCGCGGCATCAAGGTGGACACCGCTGGCTTCGAGAAGGCGGTCGAGGCGGCCAAAGACCTGTCGCGCACCGGCGGGGCGGCAAAGGAGGGCGCCCCGAAGGCCCTGACGCTCGGCGGCGAGGAGATCGCGCGCCTGAAGCACTGGGAGGTGCCCGCGACGGACGACTCGCACAAGTTCGCCAACAAGGACGTGCGCGCCACCGTCCGCGCGATCTGGAACGGCGAGACCTTCGACGAGGTCGCCCGCCCCAACACCACGCACAACGACCGCCCTGTGGGCGTCATCACCGACCGCACCTGCTTCTACGCGCAGATGGGCGGGCAGGAGGGCGACACCGGCCGCATCACGCTGCTCAACGCCAGCGAGGACCGCGACCAGCGCACCGAGTTCGTCGTCGAAGACACCAGGGCCTTCGGCGGCTACGTGCTGCACATCGGCCACCTCCGCACCGGCGAGCTGCGCGTGGGCGACAGCGTCCTCATGGACCTGGACCAGAAGCGCCGCCTGCGCACCGCCAGCAACCACACCGCCACGCACCTCACCAACCTCATGCTCCGCAGCGTGCTGGGCACGCACGTGGACCAGAAGGGCTCGCTGGTCGCCCCCGACCGCATGCGCTTCGACTTCTCCCACAACCAGCCCGTCACCAGCGGCGAGCTTGAGGTCATCGAGCGCGGCGTCACCGCCCGCATCAAGTCTAACCTGCCTGTGTACGCTGAGCCCGCGTCGCTCGTCTCCGCGAAGCAGATCAACACCCTGCGGGCCGTGTTCGGCGAGGTCTACCCCGACCCCGTGCGCGTGGTCAGCGTCGGGCAGCCGGTCTCCGCCCTCCTCTCCCAGCCGCAGAACCCGCAGTGGATGGACTACAGCGTGGAGTTCTGCGGCGGCACGCACGTCAACACCACGGGCCAGATCGAGGACTTCGCCATCATCTCCGAGGAGGCGGTCGCCAAGGGCATCCGGCGCGTGGTCGCCGTCACCGGCGATCTCGCGGCCGAGGCCAACCGGCACGCCGCCGCGATCGAGGGCCGCATCAGCGCCGCGGCGCAGCTCTCCGACGGCGAGCTGCCCAAGGCCGTGACCGACCTTTCGGCGGAGCTCGAGGCCCTCACGATCCCCTCGTGGCGCAAGGCCCGCGCCCGCGCTCAAATAGCGGCCCTCCAGGAGCGCGTGAAGGAGGCGAGCAAGAAGATGGGCGCGGCCGTGCGTGATGAGGCCGTGCGTCAGGCCCGCGCCATCGCCGAGTCGGCGCTGATGGCCAACGACCTCGTGATCGTCGCGACGGTCGAGGCGGGCGACAACCGCGACGCCCTGCAGGCGGCGATGAAGACGATCCGCGACAAGGCCCCCAAGGCCGCGGTCATGCTCTTCAGCGTCGACCAGCCCGGCGGCAAGGTCGCGATCATGACCGGCGTCCCCGAGCCGCTCATCGCCAAGGGCCTGAAGGCGGGCGACTGGCTGCGCGACACCGCCGCCATCGTCGGCGGCAAGGGCGGCGGCAAGCCGGACGCCGCCCAGGGCGGCGGTACGGACATCAGCAAGGTGAACGACGCAATCAAGGCGGCGCGGACCAACGCCCTCCGGCTTATCATGTGA
- a CDS encoding fibronectin type III domain-containing protein, with protein sequence MSKVQRIVRAPRLDALNFALAHQTPFQTGGASIGLSPTMVTNYVTAVTDFNDAMLEVQSLKDQLKVASAKASAKFRIMNTTMTATVAAIDAFAAASANPQAVWDASQLIPPQNPSQMPPPGTPDTFRATLNPDGSVKISWQCKNPPGSTGTVYIIRRRLLNSQVWSQVGVTAARNFTDASIPSASGGAVYQVTAQRGASQGDASTPFTLQFGVDGGGNLAITGLTGGKLAA encoded by the coding sequence ATGTCGAAAGTGCAGCGCATCGTCCGTGCCCCCCGCCTCGACGCCCTCAACTTCGCCCTCGCCCACCAGACTCCGTTCCAGACGGGGGGCGCCAGCATCGGGTTGTCGCCCACGATGGTGACCAACTACGTCACCGCCGTGACCGACTTCAACGACGCCATGCTCGAGGTGCAGTCGCTCAAGGACCAGCTGAAGGTGGCGTCGGCCAAGGCCAGCGCCAAGTTCCGCATCATGAACACCACCATGACCGCGACGGTCGCGGCCATCGACGCCTTCGCCGCGGCCTCGGCCAACCCGCAGGCCGTTTGGGACGCCAGCCAGCTGATCCCGCCGCAGAACCCCTCGCAGATGCCTCCCCCGGGCACGCCCGACACCTTCCGGGCCACGCTCAACCCCGACGGCTCGGTGAAGATCTCCTGGCAGTGCAAGAACCCGCCGGGCAGCACGGGCACCGTGTACATCATCCGCCGCCGGTTGCTGAACTCGCAGGTGTGGTCGCAGGTGGGCGTGACGGCGGCCCGCAACTTCACCGACGCCAGCATCCCCAGCGCCAGCGGCGGGGCCGTGTACCAGGTCACCGCCCAGCGCGGGGCCAGCCAGGGCGACGCCAGCACGCCCTTCACCCTGCAGTTCGGCGTCGACGGCGGGGGCAACCTCGCCATCACCGGGCTGACGGGCGGGAAGCTCGCGGCCTGA
- a CDS encoding copper-binding protein, whose protein sequence is MIRLLLLFLVGIILAVSTPRLFNKAPAGLLQPITADSPADHTYTLRARVDALPSVKRPYLDLHHEALPGFKNQQGEVIGMNEMVMGFPYLAPGVSLDGLAPGDPVEFTMEMRFTAKPRFLITRLTELPADTKLNLGTLEE, encoded by the coding sequence ATGATCCGCCTGCTCCTCCTCTTCCTCGTCGGCATCATCCTCGCCGTCTCTACGCCGCGGCTGTTCAACAAAGCGCCGGCGGGGCTGCTCCAGCCGATCACCGCCGACTCCCCCGCCGACCACACCTACACGCTCCGCGCCCGCGTGGACGCCCTGCCCAGCGTCAAGCGCCCCTACCTCGACCTGCACCACGAGGCGCTGCCCGGGTTCAAGAACCAGCAGGGCGAGGTCATCGGCATGAACGAGATGGTGATGGGCTTCCCCTACCTCGCCCCCGGCGTGAGCCTCGACGGCCTCGCCCCCGGCGACCCCGTCGAGTTCACCATGGAGATGCGCTTCACCGCCAAGCCCCGCTTCCTCATCACCCGCCTGACCGAGCTGCCCGCGGACACAAAGCTGAACCTCGGCACGCTCGAGGAGTAA
- the truD gene encoding tRNA pseudouridine(13) synthase TruD: protein MTRSDPGAPDTQEPSRSDGVPKDTSTHVIPRQYITADIPGIGGQIKQRPEDFLVDEIPQYTPSGEGEHIYLTVTKRGLSTMEMVEVLARHFGVHRRAIGYAGLKDKHAITRQMVSVHVPGKKIEHFPELRNERLAIVGADYHANKLRPGHLKGNRFSVRIRNVKPTDVLAADRVLRRLAKVGVPNRVGEQRFGMLENNHLVGRHLITGDFDAAVRELLGANAAHPELNAEARRLFAEGRYQEAGDLYPRSARTEQRVLYRLSKGASPPEAMLALDEPILRYYFSAFQSAVFNAVLDGRVSTGTLATLAPGDLAVKHENLAVFAVDDAVAADPETAARLARFEISPSGPMWGGSMVRAGGETGVREQAVLESFGVTPAQLETFDSKSPFKLEGKRRPLRVPVIDPEVEGGVDEHGPYVRCAFELPKGSFATVVLREVMKPAVVKSGEWEEVG, encoded by the coding sequence GTGACGAGGTCTGACCCCGGCGCCCCGGATACCCAAGAGCCGTCGCGGAGCGACGGGGTACCCAAGGACACCAGCACCCACGTCATCCCCCGCCAGTACATCACGGCCGACATCCCGGGCATCGGCGGGCAGATCAAGCAGCGGCCCGAGGACTTCCTCGTCGACGAGATCCCCCAGTACACGCCCTCGGGCGAGGGCGAGCACATCTACCTCACCGTCACCAAGCGCGGCCTCTCCACCATGGAGATGGTCGAGGTGCTGGCCCGCCACTTCGGCGTGCACCGGCGGGCCATCGGCTACGCGGGGCTCAAGGACAAGCACGCCATCACCCGCCAGATGGTCTCGGTGCACGTGCCCGGAAAGAAGATCGAGCACTTCCCCGAGCTGCGCAACGAGCGGCTGGCGATCGTCGGTGCCGACTACCACGCCAACAAGCTCCGCCCCGGCCACCTCAAGGGCAACCGCTTCTCTGTCCGCATCCGCAATGTAAAACCCACCGACGTGCTGGCCGCGGACCGCGTGCTGCGGCGGCTCGCGAAAGTCGGCGTGCCCAACCGCGTCGGCGAGCAGCGCTTCGGGATGCTGGAGAACAACCACCTCGTGGGCCGCCACCTCATCACCGGCGACTTTGACGCCGCCGTGCGCGAGCTGCTGGGCGCCAACGCCGCGCACCCCGAGCTCAACGCGGAGGCCCGCCGCCTGTTCGCGGAGGGGCGCTACCAGGAAGCGGGCGACCTCTACCCGCGCTCGGCCCGCACCGAGCAGCGCGTGCTGTACCGGCTCTCCAAGGGGGCGAGCCCCCCCGAGGCCATGCTCGCCCTCGACGAGCCCATCCTGCGGTACTACTTCTCCGCGTTCCAGTCCGCGGTGTTCAACGCCGTGCTCGACGGGCGGGTGTCAACCGGCACGCTCGCGACCCTCGCCCCCGGCGACCTGGCCGTCAAGCACGAGAACCTCGCGGTGTTCGCGGTCGATGACGCCGTGGCCGCCGACCCAGAGACTGCCGCCCGCCTGGCACGCTTTGAGATCAGCCCCAGCGGCCCGATGTGGGGCGGCTCGATGGTCCGCGCGGGCGGCGAGACGGGCGTGCGCGAGCAGGCGGTGTTGGAATCCTTCGGCGTCACCCCCGCGCAGCTCGAGACATTCGACAGCAAAAGCCCCTTCAAGCTGGAGGGCAAGCGCCGCCCCCTTCGCGTCCCTGTCATTGACCCCGAGGTCGAGGGCGGCGTCGACGAGCACGGCCCCTACGTCCGCTGCGCCTTCGAGCTCCCCAAGGGCAGCTTCGCCACCGTCGTCCTCCGCGAGGTCATGAAGCCCGCGGTGGTGAAGTCCGGCGAATGGGAGGAGGTGGGCTAG
- a CDS encoding bifunctional nuclease family protein, whose protein sequence is MAVRMELSRILIRELNDYQIIELREVTEGEEAKKPTASVYDAADEGGHARSFPIVIGLPEAQSIERRLKGISIKRPQTHDLLASVIDKLGASLDSITINDLAEHTFFATLDVTTAEGKKMHIDSRPSDAIALGIAGGVPIYVAEHVLEAATRDEV, encoded by the coding sequence ATGGCCGTCCGGATGGAACTGTCGCGCATCCTGATCCGCGAGCTCAATGACTACCAGATCATCGAGCTGCGCGAGGTGACCGAGGGCGAAGAGGCGAAGAAGCCCACGGCCAGCGTCTATGACGCCGCGGATGAGGGCGGGCACGCCCGCTCCTTCCCCATCGTGATCGGCTTGCCCGAGGCGCAGTCGATCGAGCGGCGGCTCAAGGGCATCAGCATCAAGCGCCCGCAGACGCACGACCTGCTCGCCAGCGTCATCGACAAGCTGGGCGCCTCGCTGGACTCCATCACCATCAACGACCTCGCCGAGCACACCTTCTTCGCCACCCTCGACGTGACCACCGCCGAGGGCAAGAAGATGCACATCGACTCCCGCCCCAGCGACGCCATCGCCCTGGGGATCGCCGGCGGCGTGCCCATCTACGTCGCCGAGCACGTGCTGGAGGCCGCGACCCGTGACGAGGTCTGA
- a CDS encoding NAD(P)H-hydrate epimerase — MPSTPPQHGPGPARPRLRPRQHLWIFSREAVRKLDRLAVQEFGIPSVVLMENAARHIAEVALDGLDGIDKPRVLVVAGPGNNGGDGLACARHLHNAGLRVTVFLAANPAQYTGDARINLDIVHRMGLQIFLMDPANPERSLTAAMSSFRSTDLIIDALVGTGLSRDLEATYEKIVTEVNGYGADGVPILAVDLPSGLDADTGMPRRVAVRASATVTLAGLKEGFFALEAQPFLGEVIVADIGIPRELLDQLGRRLVEPPVHEPPAAPAPPQSPPRPGAFGRD; from the coding sequence GTGCCGAGCACTCCGCCCCAGCACGGCCCCGGCCCCGCCCGCCCGCGCCTGCGCCCTCGCCAGCACCTGTGGATCTTCTCGCGCGAGGCCGTGCGCAAGCTCGACCGCCTCGCCGTGCAGGAGTTCGGCATCCCCTCCGTCGTGCTGATGGAGAACGCGGCCCGCCACATCGCGGAAGTCGCCCTCGACGGGCTCGACGGCATCGACAAGCCCCGCGTGCTCGTGGTCGCCGGGCCCGGCAACAACGGCGGCGACGGCCTCGCCTGCGCCCGCCACCTGCACAACGCCGGCCTGCGCGTGACGGTGTTCCTCGCGGCCAACCCCGCGCAGTACACCGGCGACGCCCGCATCAACCTCGACATCGTGCACCGCATGGGGCTGCAGATCTTCCTCATGGACCCCGCGAACCCGGAACGCTCGCTCACAGCCGCGATGTCGAGCTTCCGCAGCACCGACCTCATCATCGACGCGCTGGTGGGCACCGGCCTCTCCCGCGACCTCGAGGCGACCTACGAGAAGATCGTCACTGAGGTCAACGGCTATGGGGCCGACGGCGTGCCCATCCTCGCGGTGGACCTGCCCAGCGGCCTGGACGCCGACACGGGGATGCCCCGGCGCGTAGCCGTGCGGGCCAGCGCCACCGTGACGCTCGCGGGGCTCAAGGAGGGGTTCTTCGCGCTGGAGGCGCAGCCGTTCCTGGGCGAGGTCATCGTCGCGGACATCGGGATTCCGCGGGAGCTGCTGGATCAGCTCGGGCGGCGACTGGTGGAGCCGCCGGTGCACGAGCCGCCGGCCGCGCCCGCCCCGCCGCAGTCCCCGCCCCGCCCCGGCGCGTTCGGGCGCGACTGA
- a CDS encoding thioredoxin domain-containing protein: protein MKSPRIFALSMILALVGAAPAVVAQDKPAAKEQEATMLKVGDTAPKLQIEKFVKGKPVENLDKGIYVVEFWATWCGPCIRNIPHLTEMQKEYKDKVRFIGVSIWEENNELEDGKYLDRVTEFVKNQGDKMDYTVAYGGSPAPMSDTWMRASGQGGIPSAFIVKDNKIQWIGHPAGMDKVLKEVVAGTYDLKAASEKSAKAAASAKKQRELMAKLQEARTSGDEEAEGKIVDELIELNPERNGMAAASRFKAILENKGETAAYEYAKKMTTGPVKDNAMVLNAISWSILDDEGYKNRDIDLAMDIAKRAVEITDSKNAAILDTLARAYWEKKDVAKAVEIQEKAVKALTDSDGDEMREEVEGNLKKYKGAKN, encoded by the coding sequence ATGAAGTCCCCGCGCATCTTCGCCCTGTCCATGATCCTCGCCCTCGTGGGCGCCGCCCCCGCCGTGGTCGCCCAGGACAAACCCGCCGCCAAGGAGCAGGAAGCCACGATGCTGAAGGTGGGCGACACCGCCCCCAAGCTGCAGATCGAGAAGTTCGTGAAGGGCAAGCCCGTCGAGAACCTCGACAAGGGCATCTACGTCGTCGAGTTCTGGGCGACCTGGTGCGGCCCCTGCATCCGCAACATCCCCCACCTCACCGAGATGCAGAAGGAGTACAAGGACAAGGTCCGCTTCATCGGCGTGAGCATCTGGGAGGAGAACAACGAGCTCGAGGACGGCAAGTACCTCGACCGCGTCACCGAGTTCGTCAAGAACCAGGGCGACAAGATGGACTACACCGTCGCTTACGGCGGCTCCCCCGCCCCCATGAGCGACACGTGGATGCGGGCCTCGGGCCAGGGCGGCATCCCCTCCGCGTTCATCGTGAAGGACAACAAGATCCAGTGGATCGGCCACCCCGCGGGCATGGACAAGGTGCTCAAGGAGGTCGTCGCCGGCACCTACGACCTCAAGGCCGCGTCGGAGAAGTCCGCCAAGGCCGCGGCCTCCGCCAAGAAGCAGCGCGAGCTGATGGCCAAGCTGCAGGAAGCCCGCACCAGCGGCGATGAGGAGGCCGAGGGCAAGATCGTCGATGAGCTGATCGAGCTCAACCCCGAGCGCAACGGCATGGCCGCGGCCAGCCGCTTCAAGGCCATCCTTGAGAACAAGGGCGAGACCGCCGCATACGAGTACGCCAAGAAGATGACCACGGGCCCGGTCAAGGACAACGCGATGGTGCTCAACGCGATCTCCTGGAGCATCCTCGATGACGAGGGCTACAAGAACCGCGACATCGACCTGGCCATGGACATCGCCAAGCGCGCCGTCGAGATCACCGACAGCAAGAACGCCGCGATCCTCGACACCCTGGCCCGCGCGTACTGGGAGAAGAAGGACGTGGCGAAGGCCGTCGAGATTCAGGAGAAGGCCGTGAAGGCGCTCACCGACAGCGACGGCGACGAGATGCGTGAGGAGGTCGAGGGCAACCTCAAGAAGTACAAGGGCGCGAAGAACTAA